From the genome of Nakamurella flavida, one region includes:
- the map gene encoding type I methionyl aminopeptidase codes for MSARPDRSVEIKTRGELQSMRAAGVVLARAIEAGRAAAVPGSSTADVDAAVAAVIADAGARPNFLGYHGFPATICASVNDEVVHGIPRPDRVLRDGDLLSIDAGCIVDGWHADSAVSLHVGSPPEDEAGAAETDLILAAQVALWAGIAATRAGGRIGDISQAVETAVLRAAHEDGRRYGSVSGYGGHGIGSAMHMDPFVPNQGKRGKGVRIVDGMALAIEPMVTLGKSSTRELDDGWTVVTKDGARAAHVEHTVAVTDEGICVTTALDGGAARLARYDITPISLD; via the coding sequence ATGTCCGCTCGTCCCGACCGCTCCGTGGAGATCAAGACCCGCGGGGAGTTGCAGTCCATGCGTGCCGCCGGGGTCGTGCTGGCCCGTGCCATCGAGGCGGGCCGCGCCGCGGCCGTTCCCGGCTCCAGCACCGCGGACGTCGACGCCGCGGTCGCCGCGGTGATCGCCGACGCGGGGGCGCGGCCCAACTTCCTGGGCTACCACGGTTTCCCCGCCACCATCTGCGCCTCGGTCAACGACGAGGTGGTCCACGGCATCCCGCGGCCCGACCGCGTGCTCCGCGACGGTGACCTGCTGTCCATCGACGCCGGCTGCATCGTGGACGGGTGGCATGCGGACTCCGCGGTGTCGCTGCACGTCGGGTCCCCGCCCGAGGACGAGGCCGGTGCCGCCGAGACCGATCTGATCCTCGCCGCCCAGGTCGCCCTGTGGGCCGGGATCGCCGCCACCCGCGCGGGTGGCCGTATCGGTGACATCTCGCAGGCGGTGGAGACCGCCGTGCTCCGGGCCGCCCACGAGGACGGCCGCCGCTACGGCTCGGTCAGCGGCTACGGCGGGCACGGCATCGGCAGCGCCATGCACATGGACCCGTTCGTCCCGAACCAGGGCAAGCGTGGGAAGGGTGTCCGCATCGTCGACGGGATGGCGCTGGCCATCGAACCCATGGTGACCCTGGGCAAGTCCTCCACCCGCGAGCTGGACGACGGCTGGACCGTGGTGACCAAGGACGGGGCGCGCGCCGCCCACGTCGAGCACACCGTCGCCGTCACCGACGAGGGAATCTGCGTCACCACCGCGCTGGACGGCGGCGCCGCCCGCCTCGCCCGGTACGACATCACCCCCATCTCGCTGGACTGA
- a CDS encoding adenylate kinase has translation MSRLLIVGPQGVGKGTQATRLAKALDIAHISTGDIFRANVGEKTELGLLAQKYMSQGDLVPDEVTNSMVADRLDQQDAAEGFLLDGFPRNLDQARWLGELLGARGQSIDAVLLLEAPTEVLMDRLVSRAREDDTPEAIRKRLDIYHTSTTPLLEYYHDRVLAVNGVGGVDEVTQRALAALHRRSPSN, from the coding sequence GTGAGCCGGCTGCTCATCGTCGGACCGCAGGGCGTCGGCAAGGGTACGCAGGCCACCCGACTGGCCAAGGCGCTGGACATCGCGCACATCTCCACCGGCGACATCTTCCGCGCGAACGTGGGGGAGAAGACCGAGCTCGGCCTGCTGGCCCAGAAGTACATGAGCCAGGGCGACCTGGTGCCGGACGAGGTCACCAACTCGATGGTGGCCGACCGGCTCGACCAGCAGGACGCGGCCGAGGGCTTCCTGCTGGACGGGTTCCCGCGGAACCTGGACCAGGCCCGGTGGTTGGGCGAGCTGCTCGGCGCCCGCGGGCAGTCCATCGACGCGGTCCTGCTGCTGGAGGCCCCCACCGAGGTGCTGATGGACCGCCTGGTCTCCCGGGCCCGGGAGGACGACACCCCCGAGGCCATCCGCAAGAGGCTGGACATCTACCACACCTCCACCACCCCGTTGCTGGAGTACTACCACGACCGCGTTCTCGCGGTGAACGGTGTCGGCGGCGTCGACGAGGTCACCCAACGGGCCCTCGCCGCCCTGCACCGGCGCTCCCCGTCGAACTGA
- the secY gene encoding preprotein translocase subunit SecY, which produces MLSAFVSALKTPDLRKKILFTLGLVAIYRFGATMPSPGVAYTAVQQCIAEAGTGNDLLTVLNLFSGGALLQLSVFALGIMPYITASIIVQLLTVVIPRFEQLKKLGQAGQTKLTQYTRYLTIGLGILQSTAFLALAINGQLFQGCSVTDQIVPDRSALALITLVLTMTAGTAVVMWMGELITERGIGNGMSILIFTSIASRIPAEGKNILDTQGPVIFAIVCAIGLGIICAVVFVEQGQRRLPVQYAKRMIGRKMYGGTSTYLPLKVNQAGVIPVIFATSLLYLPTLIVQLISPTTVNADGTTVVSGWVQFLNVWVIDQGSWSHIVLYFALIIFFTYFYVGITFNPTERADELKKYGGFIPGIRPGRPTAEYLQYVLSRVTLPGSLYLGIVAILPNLFLEITGNGNNQNFPFGGTAVLIMVGVGLDTVKQIETQLMQRNYEGFLR; this is translated from the coding sequence GTGCTCTCCGCATTTGTCTCGGCGCTCAAGACGCCCGATCTTCGGAAGAAGATCCTGTTCACGCTCGGCCTGGTGGCCATCTACCGCTTCGGCGCGACGATGCCCTCGCCCGGCGTGGCCTACACCGCCGTCCAGCAGTGCATCGCCGAGGCGGGAACCGGCAACGACCTGCTGACCGTGCTCAACCTGTTCTCCGGTGGCGCGCTCCTGCAGCTCTCCGTCTTCGCGCTGGGCATCATGCCGTACATCACCGCGTCGATCATCGTGCAGCTGCTCACCGTGGTGATCCCGCGGTTCGAGCAGCTCAAGAAGCTCGGTCAGGCCGGTCAGACCAAGCTGACCCAGTACACGCGCTACCTGACCATCGGCCTGGGCATCCTGCAGTCCACCGCGTTCCTGGCGCTGGCGATCAACGGCCAGCTGTTCCAGGGCTGCTCGGTCACCGATCAGATCGTCCCCGACCGCAGTGCCCTCGCGCTGATCACCCTCGTCCTGACGATGACCGCCGGCACCGCCGTCGTCATGTGGATGGGTGAGCTGATCACCGAGCGCGGCATCGGCAACGGCATGTCGATCCTCATCTTCACCTCGATCGCCTCGCGCATCCCGGCCGAGGGCAAGAACATCCTGGACACCCAGGGCCCGGTCATCTTCGCCATCGTCTGCGCCATCGGGCTCGGCATCATCTGTGCCGTGGTGTTCGTCGAGCAGGGCCAGCGGCGACTGCCCGTCCAGTACGCCAAGCGCATGATCGGCCGCAAGATGTACGGCGGCACCTCGACCTACCTGCCGCTCAAGGTCAACCAGGCCGGCGTCATCCCCGTCATCTTCGCGACGTCGCTGCTCTACCTGCCCACCCTCATCGTCCAGCTCATCAGCCCGACCACGGTGAACGCCGACGGCACCACGGTGGTCAGCGGCTGGGTGCAGTTCCTCAACGTCTGGGTGATCGACCAGGGCAGTTGGTCGCACATCGTCCTGTACTTCGCGCTGATCATCTTCTTCACCTACTTCTACGTCGGCATCACGTTCAACCCCACGGAGCGGGCCGACGAGCTGAAGAAGTACGGCGGGTTCATCCCGGGCATCCGCCCGGGCCGCCCGACCGCGGAGTACCTGCAGTACGTGCTGTCCCGGGTCACCCTGCCGGGCTCGCTCTACCTGGGCATCGTGGCGATCCTCCCGAACCTGTTCCTGGAGATCACCGGCAACGGCAACAACCAGAACTTCCCGTTCGGCGGCACCGCTGTGCTGATCATGGTCGGCGTCGGCCTGGACACGGTGAAGCAGATCGAGACCCAGCTGATGCAGCGCAACTACGAAGGGTTCCTGCGGTGA
- the rplO gene encoding 50S ribosomal protein L15, with product MTIKVHHLRPAPGAKTAKTRLGRGEGSKGKTAGRGTKGTGARKNVPASFEGGNLPLHMRLPKLKGFRNAFRVSYQVVNVGQLVTLFPQGGTIGVDEIVEAGAVRKGQLVKVLGDGDIAGVSLTVSAHAFSGSAKEKLASAGGSAITL from the coding sequence ATGACGATCAAGGTCCACCATCTGCGTCCCGCCCCGGGCGCCAAGACGGCCAAGACCCGACTCGGTCGTGGTGAGGGCTCCAAGGGCAAGACCGCGGGCCGTGGCACCAAGGGCACCGGCGCACGCAAGAACGTGCCGGCGTCCTTCGAGGGTGGCAACCTGCCGCTGCACATGCGTCTGCCCAAGCTCAAGGGCTTCCGCAACGCGTTCCGTGTCAGCTACCAGGTCGTCAACGTCGGCCAGCTCGTCACCCTGTTCCCGCAGGGCGGCACCATCGGTGTCGACGAGATCGTCGAGGCCGGCGCGGTCCGCAAGGGCCAGCTGGTCAAGGTGCTCGGCGACGGCGACATCGCCGGGGTGTCCCTGACGGTGAGCGCGCACGCGTTCTCCGGCTCGGCCAAGGAGAAGCTGGCCTCGGCCGGCGGGTCCGCCATCACCCTGTAG
- the rpmD gene encoding 50S ribosomal protein L30 → MAELKVTQVKSTIGNKRPARESVRSLGLKRIHHSVVVTDNAVNRGYIRTATHLLSVEELSAEGSDQS, encoded by the coding sequence ATGGCTGAACTGAAGGTCACCCAGGTCAAGTCGACCATCGGGAACAAGCGACCGGCCCGCGAGTCGGTCCGCTCGCTCGGACTCAAGCGGATCCACCACAGCGTCGTCGTCACCGACAACGCGGTGAACCGCGGCTACATCCGGACGGCCACCCACCTGTTGAGCGTGGAAGAGCTGTCCGCGGAAGGAAGTGATCAGTCATGA
- the rpsE gene encoding 30S ribosomal protein S5 codes for MPGPQRGGFGGGGGFGGADRGAGAAGGDRRDGRGGRDRRDGNRRDAPVDKNPLLERIVVTNRVAKVVKGGRRFSFTALVVVGDGDGSVGVGYGKAKEIPAAIAKGVEEAKKHQFKVPRIAATIPHPVQGEAAAGVVLLRPASPGTGVIAGGPVRAVLECAGIHDVLSKSLGSDNPINIVHATIQALKNLQRPEEVAARRGLPIEDVAPAAMLRARAGQGV; via the coding sequence ATGCCCGGACCCCAACGCGGCGGCTTCGGCGGCGGCGGCGGCTTCGGCGGCGCAGACCGCGGTGCCGGCGCTGCCGGCGGCGATCGTCGTGACGGCCGCGGCGGCCGCGACCGTCGGGACGGCAACCGTCGCGACGCCCCCGTCGACAAGAACCCGTTGCTCGAGCGCATCGTGGTCACCAACCGCGTGGCCAAGGTGGTCAAGGGTGGACGTCGGTTCTCCTTCACCGCCCTGGTCGTCGTGGGTGACGGCGACGGCAGCGTCGGCGTCGGCTACGGCAAGGCCAAGGAGATTCCCGCGGCGATCGCCAAGGGTGTCGAAGAGGCCAAGAAGCACCAGTTCAAGGTGCCGCGCATCGCTGCGACCATCCCGCACCCGGTCCAGGGTGAGGCGGCCGCCGGTGTCGTGCTCCTCCGCCCGGCCTCGCCCGGTACCGGCGTCATCGCCGGTGGCCCGGTGCGTGCCGTGCTGGAGTGCGCCGGTATCCACGATGTGCTGAGCAAGTCGCTCGGCTCGGACAACCCGATCAACATCGTGCACGCCACCATCCAGGCGCTGAAGAACCTGCAGCGGCCGGAAGAGGTCGCGGCCCGCCGCGGCCTGCCCATCGAGGACGTCGCTCCCGCCGCCATGCTGCGGGCTCGCGCCGGCCAGGGGGTGTGA
- the rplR gene encoding 50S ribosomal protein L18, which yields MAANVSQARARSRARRHFRLRKKVVGTAVRPRLVVTRSARHINAQLVDDSVGRTVASASTLEVDLRNDEGDKSAKAKLVGQLLAQRAQAAGYSSAVFDRGGDKYHGRIAALADGARGAGLEF from the coding sequence ATGGCTGCCAACGTTTCTCAGGCGCGCGCTCGATCGCGTGCCCGCCGGCACTTCCGGCTGCGCAAGAAGGTCGTCGGTACCGCTGTGCGGCCGCGTCTGGTCGTCACCCGTTCCGCCCGGCACATCAACGCCCAGCTGGTGGACGACTCCGTCGGCCGCACCGTCGCCTCGGCGTCGACCCTCGAGGTCGACCTGCGCAACGACGAGGGCGACAAGAGCGCCAAGGCCAAGCTCGTCGGCCAGCTGCTCGCGCAGCGGGCCCAGGCCGCCGGCTACTCCTCCGCGGTCTTCGACCGTGGTGGCGACAAGTACCACGGTCGCATCGCGGCTCTGGCCGACGGCGCCCGTGGCGCCGGGCTGGAGTTCTGA
- the rplF gene encoding 50S ribosomal protein L6, whose translation MSRIGRLPIPVPAGVDVTINGSQVTVKGPKGSLTHTVVEPISVAQEATELVVTRPDDERDSRARHGLTRTLVSNMVIGVTQGYVKTLEIVGVGYRVAAKGSDLEFALGYSHPVPVTAPEGISFVVESPVKFRVEGIDKQLVGEVSANIRKLRKPDPYKGKGVRYAGEVVRRKVGKTGK comes from the coding sequence ATGTCGCGAATCGGAAGACTGCCGATCCCCGTTCCCGCGGGGGTCGACGTGACGATCAACGGATCGCAGGTGACCGTGAAGGGCCCCAAGGGATCCCTGACGCACACGGTCGTCGAACCCATCTCGGTCGCCCAGGAGGCCACCGAACTCGTGGTCACCCGGCCGGACGACGAGCGCGATTCCCGCGCCCGTCACGGCCTGACCCGCACGCTGGTCAGCAACATGGTCATCGGCGTCACCCAGGGGTACGTCAAGACGCTGGAGATCGTCGGCGTCGGCTACCGCGTGGCGGCCAAGGGATCGGACCTCGAGTTCGCCCTCGGCTACTCGCACCCGGTGCCGGTCACGGCGCCCGAAGGCATTTCGTTCGTGGTCGAGTCGCCGGTCAAGTTCCGGGTGGAAGGCATCGACAAGCAGCTGGTCGGAGAGGTCTCGGCCAACATCCGCAAGCTGCGCAAGCCCGACCCGTACAAGGGCAAGGGTGTGCGGTACGCCGGCGAGGTCGTCCGGCGCAAGGTCGGAAAGACGGGTAAATGA
- the rpsH gene encoding 30S ribosomal protein S8 → MTMTDPIADFLTRIRNANSAYHDEVVMPFSKLKGTIADILVKEGYIGSWTTSEAVVGKNLVISLKYGPNRERSIAGVRRVSKPGLRVYARSTELPKVLGGLGIAIISTSTGLLTDRQAAKKKVGGEVLAYVW, encoded by the coding sequence ATGACCATGACCGACCCCATCGCGGATTTCCTCACCAGGATCCGCAACGCGAACTCCGCGTACCACGACGAGGTCGTGATGCCCTTCTCGAAGCTCAAGGGCACCATCGCCGACATCCTGGTGAAGGAGGGCTACATCGGCTCCTGGACCACGTCCGAGGCCGTTGTCGGCAAGAACCTGGTGATCTCCCTGAAGTACGGGCCCAACCGCGAGCGTTCGATCGCCGGTGTGCGTCGCGTGTCCAAGCCCGGCCTGCGCGTCTACGCGCGCTCCACCGAGCTGCCCAAGGTGCTCGGCGGACTGGGCATCGCCATCATCTCGACCTCCACCGGTCTGCTGACCGACCGGCAGGCCGCCAAGAAGAAGGTGGGCGGGGAAGTCCTCGCCTACGTCTGGTAA
- a CDS encoding type Z 30S ribosomal protein S14, which yields MAKTALINKSKRKPKFAVRGYTRCNRCGRPHSVYRKFGLCRICLREMAHAGELPGITKSSW from the coding sequence ATGGCGAAGACCGCTCTGATCAACAAGTCCAAGCGCAAGCCGAAGTTCGCCGTCCGCGGCTACACCCGGTGCAACCGCTGCGGGCGCCCGCACTCCGTGTACCGCAAGTTCGGCCTGTGCCGGATCTGCCTCCGCGAGATGGCGCACGCCGGCGAGCTGCCGGGCATCACCAAGTCCAGCTGGTGA
- the rplE gene encoding 50S ribosomal protein L5 codes for MSTPTLSAETAETTEKVVPRMKAQYREQVRTALQEQFSYGNVMQIPGVVKVVVNMGVGEAARDAKLIEGAVRDLATITGQKPTVRKATKSIAQFKLREGMPIGAKVTLRNDRMWEFLDRLVTIALPRIRDFRGLSPKQFDGNGNYTFGLNEQSMFHEIDIDRIDRPRGMDITVVTTATTDDEGRALLRQLGFPFKEN; via the coding sequence ATGAGCACCCCCACCCTGTCGGCCGAGACCGCCGAGACGACCGAGAAGGTCGTCCCGCGGATGAAGGCCCAGTACCGCGAGCAGGTGCGGACCGCGCTGCAGGAGCAGTTCTCCTACGGCAACGTCATGCAGATCCCCGGCGTGGTCAAGGTCGTCGTCAACATGGGCGTCGGCGAGGCGGCCCGTGACGCGAAGCTGATCGAGGGCGCCGTGCGCGACCTGGCCACCATCACCGGCCAGAAGCCCACCGTCCGCAAGGCCACCAAGTCGATCGCCCAGTTCAAGCTGCGCGAGGGCATGCCCATCGGCGCCAAGGTGACCCTGCGCAACGACCGCATGTGGGAGTTCCTGGATCGGCTGGTCACCATCGCCCTGCCGCGTATCCGTGACTTCCGCGGTCTGTCGCCGAAGCAGTTCGACGGCAACGGCAACTACACCTTCGGGCTCAACGAGCAGTCGATGTTCCACGAGATCGACATCGACCGGATCGACCGGCCCCGTGGCATGGACATCACCGTGGTCACCACGGCCACCACCGACGACGAAGGACGCGCGCTGCTCCGCCAGCTCGGCTTCCCGTTCAAGGAGAACTGA
- the rplX gene encoding 50S ribosomal protein L24, producing the protein MSLKVKKGDTVLVIAGKDKGAKGKVIHAYPENDRVLVEGVNRIKKHTKVSTTQRGAQSGGIVTQEAPIHISNVMVVDGDNKPTRVGKRLDSEGRRVRVSRRSGKDL; encoded by the coding sequence ATGAGCTTGAAGGTGAAGAAGGGCGACACCGTCCTGGTCATCGCGGGTAAGGACAAGGGCGCGAAGGGCAAGGTCATCCATGCCTACCCGGAGAACGATCGCGTCCTGGTCGAGGGTGTCAACCGGATCAAGAAGCACACCAAGGTCTCGACGACCCAGCGTGGTGCCCAGTCCGGCGGCATCGTCACCCAGGAAGCGCCGATCCACATCTCGAACGTGATGGTGGTGGATGGCGACAACAAGCCGACGCGCGTGGGCAAGCGGCTCGATTCCGAAGGCCGCCGCGTCCGCGTGTCGCGTCGGTCCGGAAAGGATCTCTGA
- the rplN gene encoding 50S ribosomal protein L14 — MIQQESRLRVADNTGAKEILCIRVLGGSARRYAGIGDIIVATVKDAIPGAGVKKGDVVKAVIVRTVKEKRRPDGSYIRFDENAAVLLKADGDPRGTRIFGPVGRELRDKRYMKIISLAPEVL; from the coding sequence GTGATTCAGCAGGAGTCCAGGCTCCGCGTCGCCGATAACACGGGCGCAAAGGAGATTCTGTGCATCCGCGTGCTCGGCGGCTCTGCGCGTCGGTACGCCGGCATCGGCGACATCATCGTGGCCACGGTCAAGGACGCCATCCCCGGCGCCGGCGTGAAGAAGGGTGACGTCGTCAAGGCGGTCATCGTGCGCACGGTCAAGGAGAAGCGGCGTCCCGACGGCAGTTACATCCGCTTCGACGAGAACGCGGCTGTGCTGCTCAAGGCAGACGGCGACCCCCGGGGCACTCGCATCTTCGGGCCGGTCGGCCGCGAGCTGCGCGACAAGCGGTACATGAAGATCATTTCGTTGGCGCCGGAGGTGCTGTGA
- the rpsQ gene encoding 30S ribosomal protein S17, protein MSEHQDTTATQADVATEATTTAAAVKTRGDRKTREGLVVSDKMDKTIVVALEDRVKHPRYSKVIRRTTKVKAHDENGTAGVGDRVLLSETRPLSATKRWRLVEILEKAQ, encoded by the coding sequence ATGAGCGAGCACCAGGACACCACCGCGACCCAGGCGGACGTCGCCACCGAGGCGACCACCACGGCCGCAGCGGTCAAGACCCGCGGCGACCGCAAGACCCGCGAGGGTCTCGTCGTCTCGGACAAGATGGACAAGACCATCGTCGTGGCCCTCGAGGACCGGGTGAAGCACCCGCGGTACTCGAAGGTCATCCGTCGCACCACCAAGGTGAAGGCGCACGACGAGAACGGCACTGCCGGCGTGGGCGACCGCGTTCTCCTGTCGGAGACCCGGCCGCTGTCGGCGACCAAGCGCTGGCGCCTGGTCGAGATCCTCGAGAAGGCCCAGTAA
- the rpmC gene encoding 50S ribosomal protein L29 — protein MATGTTANDMRELGADELTLRLREAKEELFNLRFQMATGQMDNNRRLRTVRHDIARIYTVMRERELGLSVGPDGPITATDSEGAA, from the coding sequence ATGGCCACCGGAACGACTGCGAACGACATGCGTGAGCTCGGAGCCGACGAGTTGACTCTCCGCCTGCGCGAAGCCAAGGAAGAGCTGTTCAACCTGCGATTCCAGATGGCGACCGGGCAGATGGACAACAACCGTCGTCTGCGCACCGTGCGGCACGACATCGCCCGCATCTACACGGTCATGCGCGAGCGCGAGCTCGGGTTGTCCGTCGGACCCGACGGGCCGATCACCGCGACCGATTCGGAGGGCGCCGCATGA
- the rplP gene encoding 50S ribosomal protein L16 yields the protein MLIPRKVKHRKQHRPTRTGMASGGTQVTFGEYGIQALEPAYVTNRQIESARIAINRHIKRGGKVWINIYPDRPLTKKPAETRMGSGKGSPEWWVANIKPGRVLFEMSYPTEAIAREALRRAIHKLPMKCRIVTREGGDS from the coding sequence ATGCTCATCCCCCGCAAGGTCAAGCACCGCAAGCAGCACCGGCCCACCCGGACCGGTATGGCCAGTGGTGGCACCCAGGTGACCTTCGGCGAGTACGGCATCCAGGCTCTGGAGCCGGCCTACGTCACCAACCGGCAGATCGAGTCCGCTCGCATCGCCATCAACCGGCACATCAAGCGTGGCGGGAAGGTGTGGATCAACATCTACCCGGACCGCCCGCTGACCAAGAAGCCCGCCGAGACCCGCATGGGTTCCGGTAAGGGTTCGCCCGAGTGGTGGGTCGCCAACATCAAGCCCGGCCGCGTGCTCTTCGAGATGAGCTACCCGACCGAGGCCATCGCCCGCGAGGCCCTGCGCCGCGCGATCCACAAGTTGCCCATGAAGTGCCGCATCGTGACCCGTGAAGGTGGTGATTCGTGA
- the rpsC gene encoding 30S ribosomal protein S3, producing MGQKINPHGFRLGITTDWSSRWYADKAYAEYVAEDVAIRKLMAKGMERAGISKVEIERTRDRVRVDIHTARPGIVIGRRGAEADRIRGQLEKLTGKQVQLNILEVRNPESDAQLVAQGVAEQLSNRVSFRRAMRKSMQSAQRSGAVKGIRIQCAGRLGGAEMSRSEFYREGRVPLHTLRADIDYGFFEAKTTFGRIGVKVWIYKGDKVGTLAEQRVAEAAAAQRNAGGGAGRDRGPADRRPPRRSGSSGTTPTSTEAGRAAVDTPAAVGAPETTSSES from the coding sequence GTGGGACAGAAGATCAACCCGCACGGGTTCCGGCTCGGTATCACCACCGACTGGAGTTCCCGCTGGTACGCGGACAAGGCCTACGCCGAGTACGTGGCCGAGGACGTCGCCATCCGCAAGCTGATGGCCAAGGGCATGGAGCGGGCCGGCATCTCCAAGGTGGAGATCGAGCGCACCCGTGACCGCGTCCGCGTCGACATCCACACCGCTCGCCCGGGCATCGTCATCGGTCGCCGCGGCGCCGAGGCCGATCGCATCCGCGGCCAGCTCGAGAAGCTGACCGGCAAGCAGGTGCAGCTGAACATCCTCGAGGTGCGCAATCCCGAGTCCGACGCGCAGCTCGTCGCCCAGGGCGTCGCCGAGCAGCTGTCCAACCGCGTGTCGTTCCGTCGTGCGATGCGCAAGTCCATGCAGTCCGCGCAGCGTTCCGGTGCCGTCAAGGGCATCCGGATCCAGTGCGCCGGCCGTCTGGGCGGCGCCGAGATGAGCCGCAGCGAGTTCTACCGCGAGGGTCGCGTTCCGCTGCACACCCTGCGTGCGGACATCGACTACGGCTTCTTCGAGGCCAAGACCACCTTCGGCCGCATCGGTGTGAAGGTCTGGATCTACAAGGGCGACAAGGTCGGCACGCTCGCCGAGCAGCGCGTGGCCGAGGCTGCCGCCGCTCAGCGCAACGCCGGCGGCGGTGCAGGTCGCGACCGCGGTCCCGCCGACCGTCGTCCCCCGCGTCGTTCCGGATCGTCGGGGACCACCCCGACCTCGACCGAAGCCGGCCGCGCGGCCGTCGACACCCCTGCGGCCGTCGGCGCCCCCGAGACCACCAGTTCGGAGAGCTGA
- the rplV gene encoding 50S ribosomal protein L22 yields the protein MNAKAGAAELPTARAQARHVRMTPMKARRVVDLIRGRSAADAAAILRFAPQAASGPVAKLLASAVANAENNHGMNPDALVVQTAYVDEGPTLKRFQPRAQGRAFRIRKRTSHITIEVAQLPTTGNDQRRARGDQSAKGGAR from the coding sequence ATGAATGCCAAGGCAGGAGCCGCCGAGCTCCCGACCGCACGTGCGCAGGCGCGGCACGTGCGGATGACGCCGATGAAGGCGCGCCGGGTGGTCGACCTCATCCGTGGTCGTTCCGCCGCCGACGCCGCCGCCATCCTCCGCTTCGCCCCGCAGGCGGCCAGCGGGCCGGTGGCCAAGTTGCTCGCCTCCGCGGTCGCCAACGCGGAGAACAACCACGGGATGAACCCCGACGCGCTGGTCGTCCAGACGGCCTACGTCGACGAGGGCCCGACGCTCAAGCGCTTCCAGCCGCGAGCCCAGGGTCGCGCGTTCCGGATCCGCAAGCGCACCAGCCACATCACCATCGAAGTTGCCCAGCTTCCGACCACGGGCAACGACCAGCGCCGCGCACGCGGCGACCAGAGCGCGAAGGGAGGGGCCCGCTAG
- the rpsS gene encoding 30S ribosomal protein S19, which produces MPRSLKKGPFIDDHLLKKVDAANDKNSKSVIKTWSRRSTIIPDMLGHTIAVHDGRKHVPVFVTESMVGHKLGEFAPTRTFKGHIKDDRRARRG; this is translated from the coding sequence ATGCCCCGCAGTCTCAAAAAGGGTCCGTTCATCGACGACCACCTGCTCAAGAAGGTGGACGCGGCGAACGACAAGAACTCCAAGTCGGTCATCAAGACCTGGTCGCGGCGTTCGACGATCATCCCCGACATGCTCGGGCACACGATCGCCGTGCACGACGGCCGCAAGCACGTCCCGGTGTTCGTCACCGAGTCGATGGTCGGCCACAAGCTCGGCGAGTTCGCTCCGACCCGCACCTTCAAGGGTCACATCAAGGACGACCGTCGCGCCCGACGGGGCTGA